Proteins co-encoded in one Gemmatimonas sp. UBA7669 genomic window:
- a CDS encoding PfkB family carbohydrate kinase: MALHSTTESNDPRSTPRRKRLGVIGSFVWDVLHGRDGRSVPIEEWGGITYSLSALDAALPEDWELVPLAKVGDDLVDRARLFCRGLRRMAPDAELIGVPYRNNRVELRYIDDERRSEHLSGGVPGWTWLGLKPVLEAARLDALYINFLSGWELDLETTQLIRAHFHGPIYCDLHMLVMAVQADGLRTPRPLPDVAAWCACFDVLQVNEDELRLMAPDAMALAATAMAAGVSVLGVTLGKRGAAYFAAPGIEKLRDIPERRGHNSALSTSPRGGAGAFGAVRTALVPAVPARVDGPGDPTGCGDVWGATHFSRLLAGDMLTDAIAAANRAASRNVEHRGASGLAQHLRGELSIT; this comes from the coding sequence GTGGCCTTGCACTCCACGACCGAATCCAACGACCCCAGGTCCACGCCGCGTCGCAAGCGCCTTGGCGTGATCGGGTCGTTTGTGTGGGATGTGCTGCACGGCCGTGACGGCCGTAGTGTGCCCATCGAGGAGTGGGGCGGCATCACGTACTCGTTGTCCGCGCTCGACGCCGCGCTGCCCGAAGACTGGGAGCTGGTGCCACTGGCCAAGGTGGGCGACGATCTCGTGGACCGCGCGCGGCTGTTCTGTCGTGGTCTCCGGCGCATGGCACCCGACGCCGAACTCATTGGCGTGCCCTATCGCAACAATCGCGTGGAGTTGCGCTACATCGACGACGAGCGCCGCAGTGAACACCTGAGCGGCGGCGTGCCCGGCTGGACCTGGCTTGGCCTCAAGCCGGTGCTCGAGGCCGCGCGACTCGATGCGCTCTACATCAACTTCTTGAGCGGGTGGGAGCTCGATCTCGAAACCACCCAACTCATTCGAGCGCACTTCCACGGGCCGATCTACTGCGACCTGCATATGCTCGTCATGGCCGTACAGGCCGACGGGCTGCGCACGCCGCGCCCGCTGCCCGACGTGGCCGCGTGGTGCGCCTGTTTTGACGTGCTGCAGGTGAACGAAGACGAATTGCGCCTCATGGCACCCGACGCGATGGCCTTGGCGGCGACGGCCATGGCGGCTGGCGTGTCGGTGCTGGGTGTGACGTTGGGCAAGCGGGGCGCGGCGTACTTTGCGGCCCCGGGGATAGAGAAACTCCGTGATATTCCAGAGCGACGGGGTCACAACTCCGCGCTGTCCACATCGCCGCGTGGCGGTGCTGGGGCCTTTGGCGCGGTGCGCACGGCGCTCGTGCCGGCGGTGCCGGCGCGCGTCGATGGCCCCGGCGATCCCACCGGCTGCGGTGATGTGTGGGGCGCCACCCATTTCTCTCGGCTGCTCGCCGGTGATATGTTGACGGATGCCATTGCCGCCGCAAACCGCGCGGCATCGCGCAACGTCGAACATCGCGGGGCCTCCGGTCTCGCCCAGCACCTTCGCGGAGAGCTCAGCATCACGTGA